TGAGTGCGGCGAACGCATTCAGAACTGTTACTGATTTAGAAAACGGTATTTTGGCTTTATACGGTCAATTAGATACCACTCCAGAGATTGCATTATCGTCTAATTTTACAGATGAGCTAGCAATAGGATTTGATTCTGGTGGGCAAGGATTTGCCTTGTACGACTTTGTATTAAATGCAGGTAGTGTAGCCGCTTCTAACTTCTGGGTACGTAACTATGCAATAAACAACAGATGTTCAGTGCTTATTGAAGCTGCAACTAACATTACGCCAGATGCTGCTGATTTAGCTGATTATAACAATGCTTTAGCTCAAGCTCATTTTATCAGAGCATATGCAAATTTTGAGTTGTTATTATATTTCAGTCCAGACCCAACAAACGATGCAACTTTAGCTGCTCCAGTTGTGGATTTTGTACCTGGTTTAAGTTTCCAACCACTACGTGATACTACAGGTGCTTTATGGGATTATATCAATGCTGATTTAGCCATTGCTGAATCAGGATTAGTCGATCAGTCTAACCCTACGTTTGCTTCTAAAGATGCAGTTAGAGCTTTTAGAGCTAGAATTGCATTAACTAGAGGAGATTATCCAACAGCTCAAACATTAGCTAATTCATTATTATCTAGTTATGGTTTAGCAGATACAACTCAGTATACAAACATGTGGTTTGATAATGATAATACTGAAATCATTTGGAAAATGGAGCGTGTATTAAACGATGGTTTTGATGGACAAGGAGCCACAGGTTCAGTAAACGCAGGCGGATGGGCAGGAGCTCGTTTTGCATTTGTTAACGCAACATTAGAAGGTGGACCTTATTTTGAAATGGACAGAAGTGTATTTGATGAATTATCTCCCAGCACTCCAGGTGTAGCAAATGGAGGTGATGTAAGATATGATGTAATGGTATCACCAACATCTATAATTAGTCCAGATTATCAAAATGATCCAGACCCAGTAAACAATGATGTTTTAGTTATCCAAAAATATCCTGGATCACAAGGTCGTCCATTAATGAATGATTTAAAAGTATTTAGATCATCGGAGATGTTATTGATTGCTGCAGAGGCAAGAGCATACCAAAGTGATTTTACAGGTGTACAGACTTTATTACAGCAATTAAGAACTGCTAGATTTGGTTCAGCACAAACAGTAGCACTTCCTTCTTCAGTTTCGGAAGCTGTAGGTGCAGTATTGGATGAAAGAAAGATAGAGTTGGCTTATGAAGGTCATAGATATAAAGATTTAAAGCGTTCGGGTGTAGCTGGCGGTAGAGGTATTAACAGAGATCCTATAGCATGTGGTATCCAGAGTGGAGCATGTACATTAGCTGCTAGTGATTTTAGATTTACATTACCAATTCCTATTGTAGAGATTAATGCTAATCCAGCTATAGGAGCAGAGCAAAACCCTGGCTACTAGTTGTAATTACTTTCTGTAGAATTACAAAATATAAGCGGAATTTCTTCAGTAAGATTTTTCGCTTATTTTTTGTAAAAAGTTATTAAAAAATTAAGAATATTCTTTGATGTGATAAGGGTTAACAGTTACTAAGCATGATTGCAAATTTTGATAATTTTTGGATAACTAGAATCGTTTTTAACTTTTGTCTATCGAGATTTTTAACATAAGAAGCTGTTAATTTTTGTATTGCAAATATAAAAGTGAAGTATTTTTTTTCTAAATTTAGGTTTAATTAAAATTAAGCCTATTGAATAAAGCTACCTTTCGTTTAACCTTAAAACCCCTATTATAATTATGGCGAGAGCAATGTTCGAGTACACCAAGACTGTACTCAATAAGGTGAGTTTTGATACTACTCTTTTTTGTAAAGAAGTAGAAAAAGCCGTAAAACGCTTATTACCATATGAATTAGAAGAATTACGGATATTTATTCAAAACTTAATACATCAAAATCCAGATTTAAATCAATGTATGATTTATCTAAAAGCATAAAAAATGCGACTTTATAGTCGCTTTTTTCTATCTTATTTTGATAACGGGCTTATAATTTCTACATTCTGAAAAGCGATAGCTCCTCTAATGATTCCTGAAATTACGTTATGCATAGCATCTATAATTTGCATCTTTAGTTCACTTTTGTGATAAATGATACTGACTTCTCTAGCTGGCGATGGTTCAGTAAAGTGCCTAAGGTTGTGGCTTAGTTTCTCTCTAAAATCCATAGTGTGTAAATAAGGTAAAAGTGTCATCCCTAGACCTTCGTTCGATAGTTTAATTAGGGTCTCTATACTTCCACTTTCTAGCTGAAAGCCATCTTCTGTTTGGTCTTTGAAAGTTTTACAAAGGTTAAGCACACCATCTCTAAAGCAGTGACCATCCTCGAGCAACAGCATATCTTCAATATCTAAATCTGAAACCTCTATCTTTTTTTTGTCTCTAAGACGATGATTTTCTGGAATATATGCTACAAATGGTTCGTAATAGAGAACACGTTCCTTTATTGTTTCGTTTTCTAAAGGTGTGGCAGCAATAGCAGCATCTAAATGACCATCATTTATACGCGCCAAAACTTCATCAGTAGTTAATTCTTCTATTTTTAATTTTACCTTCGGATATTTTTTTATAAAATTTTTCAAAAACATTGGAAGTAAAGTAGGCATTACTGTTGGTATAATACCTAGCCTAAATTCGCCTCCAATAAAACCTTTTTGTTGGTCTACAATATCCTGAATACGTTCTGCTTCATTAACAATATTCCGAGCTTGAAACACTATTTTACGACCTACATCAGTAAGTTCGATAGGCTTTTTTCCTCTATCAAATATTATGACGTCTAATTCGTCTTCTAACTTTTGTATTTGTGTACTTAAAGTTGGTTGTGTTACAAAACAGCTCTCAGCAGCTTTGGTGAAGTTCTTATGCTCTGCAATAGCAAGTGTATATTTTAGTTGGGTGATTGTCATATGAATCGATTTAGACTATAAAAGTATTAAAACTATTCATAAAATCTATCAAGTGCTAATGTAATTATTTATTAATTTTATGACATTAAAACAAACAAATATGACACTAAATAGTATAGGATTAGATACAGGAAAAACAAAAGCTTTAGCAAAAGATTTAAACCAGCTACTAGCTAATTTTCAATTATATTATCAAAACTTAAGAGGTATTCATTGGAATATTAAAGGTCGAGCTTTTTTTGATTTACATGTAAAGTTTGAAGAATTATACACAGATGCAAACCTAAAAGTTGATGAAATCGCAGAACGTATTTTGACGCTCGGAGCAACGCCACTGCATACTTTTGATGATTATACTAAAGCTGCAAAAGTACCAGTTGGAAAAAACATAAGTAAAGATATCGATGCGGTTCAGTTAATTGTAAATTCGTTGACGGAGTTATTAAAAATTGAACGTCAGATTTTGAATAAGTCAGATGTAGCCAACGATGAAGGTACAAACTCTATGATGAGTGATTTCATAACCGAACAAGAAAAGACGGTTTGGATGATGAAAGCTTGGTTAGGAGAAACCGTATAACTTTATATTTATAACTAAAAAGGGACTATTTAATAGTCCCTTTTTTGATTGATGATTTATATTCTTAGAAACGGATATTAATTTCTAAATCTTTATCGGCTACATTAAATTTAGCATCTGCGAAACTAGGTGGGCCAAAATTCATAACATTGTTTGATGCACCATAAGCTTCTAATGGCATTCCGTTTTCTCTAAAATCCATTTTACCGTTGTTGTTAGCATCATGGTTTCCAAGTACTGCATACTCTCCTGGTTTTACGTTTTCAAAAGTGATAGTTATTTTATTATCCTCAATTTTTGAACTTTTTGCTTGTATTGGAGCTGCTTTCATAAAAGTGTTCTCTGAGTGTAAAGCCATTGCTACAACACCGTTGTTGTTAGCTACGTTATCTACAGTTACAGTAATTGTAATACCATCTTGTGCAAAAGTTAATAAAGAAGAAAATGCTAAGGCGATTGTTAAGATTAAATTTTTCATGATTGAGTTTTTAATGGTTTGTTTGTTATTGATGATTCAAATATCCAACTAAACAACTACCAACCAGAATTCTTTTTACCGAACTGTATTTTTTTTATGACGAACTGTGATTTTATATAAAAAGTAAAATTTATAACAAGCCTCTAGCTTTAACCTCAAGATATTTATTAATGGTATTGATGGTTAATTTTTCGGGTGGAGTTAAAATACTTTGAATACCATGTTTTTGAAGTTCTTTAACCATCAAGCGTTTTTCGAATGCAAATTTTTCAGCAATGGTTTTGTGGTAGATAGATTGTAAATCTTCGGCATTAGCATTTATAATTTCATCTAATTCAGTGTTTTCAAACAAAATAACAACCAACATGTGCTTTTTTGAAATACCTTGTAGATATGGCATTTGACGTTTTAAAGCACTTAAATGTTCAAAATTAGTATATAATAATACCAAGCTGCGATGTGTTACTTTACGTTTTAATTGCGCGAATAACAATCCATAATCGCTATCTGTAAATTGTGTATTGATGTTGTATAGTGTTTCTAAAATACGATTGAGATATGTTAGTTTATTTACAGCAGGTATAAAGGATTCAATCTTTTTTGAAAAAGTTATCATACCAACTTTATCATGCTTTTTGAGTGCAACATTACTAAAAGCTAGAGTAGAATTTATAGCATAGTCCAATAACTTCAAACCATTAAAAGGCATCTTCATCACACGACCAGAATCTATGATAGAGTAGATGGGTTGTGATTTTTCGTCTTGGTATTGATTAACCATTAATTGAGCATGCTTGGCAGTAGCTTTCCAATTTACGGTTCTAAAATCATCACCTCTGACATACTCCTTTATTTGTTCAAACTCTGAGGTATGACCTATACGTCTTATTTTTTTGAGACCAATTTCACTTAGTTTATTGCTAATGGCTAAGAAATCGTACTTCTGCATTTGAATGATTGACGGATAAACCATAACCATTTGCCTGTTTTGAAACTGATATTTTCGTTTTATGATTTTCAGAATTGAAGATACATAGATATTAAGGTGACCAAAATAGTATTCGCCTCTATCAACAGGTCTTACTAGATATTCAAAATCATGAGTCTGTTTTGGGTTTAGTTCTGTTTTGTATGAAAAGTCACGTTTTTGAAATTGAATTGGTAACTCGTCAATGACATCTATAACTGCTTTGAAACCATATTGGTTTTTAACGGTAATTGGCACAGGATTATTATCGCTATTACTAAACTTATCTGGCAATATTCTACGAGCTGAAACACCTTCTTTGCTGCTGTATAGCATCATAAGGTCAATTAATAATAGAACTGCAATTATTATTGTAATTATCCAAGCCAATGAAAAGAATCCCGAAAACCAATAGCTTAAAATAAAGCATACTGAAGCCAACGCTATGTATATGTAGAATTGCTTGTGGATATATAGGGATTTAATAAATTTCATTGCTTCTTCTAATTCTTTGACCTATCGTGGTACTTCAACAGATTGAACAATCATTTCTACAACATTCTCGGTTATCATGCCTTCCATTTCACGCTCAGGAGTTAGAATAATTCTATGATTTAATACAGGGTTTAAGGCTTTTTTTACATCTTCCGGTATTACAAAATCACGGCCATTAATTGCCGCAAATGCTTTTGCAGTATTCAAAATAGCGATGGATGCTCTAGGCGAACCACCTAAATATAAGTGCGGATGGTTTCTTGTTTTTGATACAATTTCAGCGATATATTGTATGATTTTTGGCTCTACT
This DNA window, taken from Winogradskyella sp. PC-19, encodes the following:
- a CDS encoding DUF58 domain-containing protein, which translates into the protein MKFIKSLYIHKQFYIYIALASVCFILSYWFSGFFSLAWIITIIIAVLLLIDLMMLYSSKEGVSARRILPDKFSNSDNNPVPITVKNQYGFKAVIDVIDELPIQFQKRDFSYKTELNPKQTHDFEYLVRPVDRGEYYFGHLNIYVSSILKIIKRKYQFQNRQMVMVYPSIIQMQKYDFLAISNKLSEIGLKKIRRIGHTSEFEQIKEYVRGDDFRTVNWKATAKHAQLMVNQYQDEKSQPIYSIIDSGRVMKMPFNGLKLLDYAINSTLAFSNVALKKHDKVGMITFSKKIESFIPAVNKLTYLNRILETLYNINTQFTDSDYGLLFAQLKRKVTHRSLVLLYTNFEHLSALKRQMPYLQGISKKHMLVVILFENTELDEIINANAEDLQSIYHKTIAEKFAFEKRLMVKELQKHGIQSILTPPEKLTINTINKYLEVKARGLL
- a CDS encoding Dps family protein, whose product is MTLNSIGLDTGKTKALAKDLNQLLANFQLYYQNLRGIHWNIKGRAFFDLHVKFEELYTDANLKVDEIAERILTLGATPLHTFDDYTKAAKVPVGKNISKDIDAVQLIVNSLTELLKIERQILNKSDVANDEGTNSMMSDFITEQEKTVWMMKAWLGETV
- a CDS encoding RagB/SusD family nutrient uptake outer membrane protein gives rise to the protein MKRINKIIFIGLLVLLTGCNDAIDIDQPGRLSAANAFRTVTDLENGILALYGQLDTTPEIALSSNFTDELAIGFDSGGQGFALYDFVLNAGSVAASNFWVRNYAINNRCSVLIEAATNITPDAADLADYNNALAQAHFIRAYANFELLLYFSPDPTNDATLAAPVVDFVPGLSFQPLRDTTGALWDYINADLAIAESGLVDQSNPTFASKDAVRAFRARIALTRGDYPTAQTLANSLLSSYGLADTTQYTNMWFDNDNTEIIWKMERVLNDGFDGQGATGSVNAGGWAGARFAFVNATLEGGPYFEMDRSVFDELSPSTPGVANGGDVRYDVMVSPTSIISPDYQNDPDPVNNDVLVIQKYPGSQGRPLMNDLKVFRSSEMLLIAAEARAYQSDFTGVQTLLQQLRTARFGSAQTVALPSSVSEAVGAVLDERKIELAYEGHRYKDLKRSGVAGGRGINRDPIACGIQSGACTLAASDFRFTLPIPIVEINANPAIGAEQNPGY
- a CDS encoding LysR substrate-binding domain-containing protein; protein product: MTITQLKYTLAIAEHKNFTKAAESCFVTQPTLSTQIQKLEDELDVIIFDRGKKPIELTDVGRKIVFQARNIVNEAERIQDIVDQQKGFIGGEFRLGIIPTVMPTLLPMFLKNFIKKYPKVKLKIEELTTDEVLARINDGHLDAAIAATPLENETIKERVLYYEPFVAYIPENHRLRDKKKIEVSDLDIEDMLLLEDGHCFRDGVLNLCKTFKDQTEDGFQLESGSIETLIKLSNEGLGMTLLPYLHTMDFREKLSHNLRHFTEPSPAREVSIIYHKSELKMQIIDAMHNVISGIIRGAIAFQNVEIISPLSK
- a CDS encoding DUF2141 domain-containing protein — encoded protein: MKNLILTIALAFSSLLTFAQDGITITVTVDNVANNNGVVAMALHSENTFMKAAPIQAKSSKIEDNKITITFENVKPGEYAVLGNHDANNNGKMDFRENGMPLEAYGASNNVMNFGPPSFADAKFNVADKDLEINIRF